From a single Lactococcus allomyrinae genomic region:
- a CDS encoding glycosyltransferase family 2 protein: MKKLSIIVPCYNEEESLPLFFSAMEEIHNRLPLDFEYLFVDDGSSDGTLRVLRELENQYPRKVHYLSFSRNFGKEAAIYAGLQASKGEYLTLMDADLQDPPELLVEMYEKIQQPDVDCVAARRSDRQGEPVLRSFFSRLFYRIMNRISSTPVIDGVRDFRLMTRQMADSILELSEYNRFSKGLLTWVGYHTEYVAYQNRERVAGKTSWSFWSLLRYSVDGFINFSEAPLNIATYSGVISTFLSILVILFLIIRQLFFHHSASGWTSMTVIIIFCFGFTLLMLGVIGKYISKIFLETKRRPIYIVKEKK, encoded by the coding sequence ATGAAAAAATTATCAATCATTGTTCCTTGTTATAATGAGGAAGAATCTCTCCCACTCTTTTTTTCGGCAATGGAGGAGATTCACAATCGACTCCCATTAGATTTTGAATACTTATTTGTTGATGATGGATCTAGTGATGGTACTTTAAGGGTGTTGCGCGAGTTAGAAAACCAGTATCCGAGGAAGGTGCATTATCTCTCTTTTTCTCGAAATTTTGGGAAAGAAGCGGCAATATACGCGGGTTTGCAGGCTTCAAAGGGAGAGTATTTGACGTTGATGGATGCAGATTTACAAGACCCTCCTGAATTGCTGGTTGAGATGTATGAAAAAATTCAACAGCCTGATGTTGACTGTGTAGCAGCGAGACGCTCAGACCGTCAAGGAGAGCCAGTATTGAGAAGCTTTTTTTCTCGCTTGTTTTATCGGATTATGAATCGGATTAGTTCAACGCCTGTGATTGATGGAGTGCGCGATTTTCGGTTAATGACACGGCAAATGGCAGATAGTATCTTAGAGCTATCAGAGTACAATCGTTTTTCTAAGGGCTTGCTGACTTGGGTCGGCTATCATACGGAGTATGTGGCTTATCAAAATCGGGAGCGTGTGGCAGGGAAGACATCGTGGAGTTTCTGGAGTTTGCTAAGATATTCTGTTGATGGTTTCATCAATTTTTCTGAAGCTCCTTTAAATATCGCAACTTATAGTGGAGTCATCTCTACTTTTCTCTCGATTTTAGTGATTCTTTTTCTGATTATTCGTCAATTATTTTTTCATCATTCAGCAAGTGGTTGGACTTCAATGACGGTCATTATCATTTTTTGTTTCGGTTTTACTTTGTTGATGTTAGGTGTAATCGGAAAATATATTAGCAAAATTTTCTTAGAAACAAAACGTCGTCCGATTTATATTGTGAAAGAGAAAAAATAA
- a CDS encoding cysteine hydrolase family protein — translation MVQDILFVIDLQNDVCDGIYRREELLAQVNERIALYRKVERPILFIQHNDPWLEKGSSEWQLVEGLDAREVDLYMDKTHANGFYHTPLQELLIDLQVESIEFCGAQTEFCVNSTLVFAHGLGYRNFMQHGATSTFDNQQMTAQTTIDFYEQHLWEHRFLEFIN, via the coding sequence ATGGTACAAGATATTTTATTTGTGATTGATTTGCAAAACGATGTGTGCGACGGAATTTATCGTAGAGAGGAACTGTTGGCTCAAGTGAATGAGCGGATTGCGCTTTATCGAAAGGTAGAGCGACCTATTTTATTTATTCAGCATAATGATCCTTGGCTTGAAAAAGGAAGCAGCGAGTGGCAATTGGTGGAAGGTCTTGATGCGCGTGAAGTCGATTTATATATGGATAAAACACACGCAAATGGTTTTTATCATACGCCTCTTCAAGAGTTGTTGATTGATTTACAAGTTGAAAGTATTGAGTTTTGTGGCGCTCAAACGGAGTTTTGTGTGAATAGTACGTTGGTTTTTGCTCATGGTTTGGGCTATCGAAATTTTATGCAACATGGTGCGACTTCGACTTTTGATAATCAACAGATGACTGCTCAGACTACGATTGATTTTTATGAGCAGCATCTTTGGGAACATCGTTTTCTTGAATTTATAAATTAG